A genomic stretch from Actinomycetota bacterium includes:
- a CDS encoding acyl-CoA synthetase produces the protein MSEQQQPVTGFYALAQLEPEALCVIEPDGTEHTRGAILGNVHRITHALRGLGLERGDVVAMLLPNSAEAIGLILAVMQSGWHLVPINWHLAGDEVAYIVEDSGARAFVAHSRFEDAVTAVTDDVPTLPAEARFSVGALEGYRDWLTFRDGHPDTAPDDRTAGGFMNYTSGTTGRPKGVERPLPEVDADTQASLSGFLNYLFGIQPGEDHVHLAVAPLYHTAVMQFVLAALQFGHTVVLMDKWTPEGTLERIERYRVTTSHMVPTMFNRMLKLPEDERRRYDVSSLTHVIHSAAPCPVPTKHAMLEWWGPVVYEYYAATEGGGTLATPEDWLRKPGTVGNAWPISEIKILDDDGNELPAGEIGTVWMKMGDRTFEYHGDEDKTKRTWNEQGFFTVGDVGELDEDGFLFLRDRKVDMIISGGVNIYPAEIESQLLQHEAVLDCAVFGVPNDDWGEEVKAAVQLVDPDAVSDDLAEELIAYCRDHLGGYKVPRTIDFHAELPRTATGKLLKRELRAPYWEGRDSALV, from the coding sequence ATGAGCGAGCAGCAGCAACCGGTGACGGGGTTCTACGCGTTGGCACAGCTCGAGCCGGAAGCGCTCTGCGTCATCGAGCCGGACGGCACCGAGCACACGCGGGGCGCGATCCTCGGCAACGTCCACCGCATCACCCACGCCCTCCGCGGGCTCGGCCTCGAGCGCGGCGACGTCGTGGCGATGCTGCTACCCAACAGCGCCGAGGCCATCGGGTTGATCCTCGCGGTCATGCAGTCCGGGTGGCACCTCGTGCCGATCAACTGGCACCTCGCCGGCGACGAGGTGGCCTACATCGTCGAGGACAGCGGGGCGAGGGCGTTCGTGGCGCACAGCCGCTTCGAGGACGCGGTCACCGCGGTCACCGACGACGTCCCCACGCTTCCGGCCGAGGCGCGCTTCAGCGTCGGGGCGCTGGAGGGGTACCGGGACTGGCTCACGTTCCGCGACGGGCACCCCGACACGGCGCCCGACGACCGCACGGCGGGCGGGTTCATGAACTACACCTCGGGGACCACGGGGCGTCCGAAGGGGGTCGAGCGGCCGCTCCCCGAGGTCGACGCGGACACCCAGGCGAGCCTGTCCGGCTTCCTCAACTACCTGTTCGGCATCCAGCCCGGCGAGGACCACGTCCACCTCGCGGTCGCCCCGCTGTACCACACCGCCGTTATGCAGTTCGTCCTCGCCGCGTTGCAGTTCGGCCACACGGTCGTGCTCATGGACAAGTGGACCCCGGAGGGGACGCTCGAGCGCATCGAGCGCTATCGCGTCACGACCAGCCACATGGTGCCGACGATGTTCAACCGGATGCTGAAGCTGCCGGAGGACGAGCGCAGGCGCTACGACGTGTCCAGCCTCACCCACGTCATCCACAGCGCCGCCCCGTGCCCCGTCCCGACCAAGCACGCGATGCTCGAGTGGTGGGGCCCGGTGGTCTACGAGTACTACGCGGCGACCGAGGGAGGCGGAACGCTCGCGACCCCCGAGGACTGGTTACGCAAGCCCGGCACGGTCGGCAACGCCTGGCCGATCAGCGAGATCAAGATCCTCGACGATGACGGCAACGAGCTGCCCGCCGGCGAGATCGGCACGGTCTGGATGAAGATGGGCGACCGCACCTTCGAGTACCACGGCGACGAGGACAAGACCAAGCGGACCTGGAACGAGCAGGGCTTCTTCACCGTCGGGGACGTGGGTGAGCTCGACGAGGACGGCTTCCTGTTCCTGCGTGACCGTAAGGTCGACATGATCATCTCCGGCGGCGTCAACATCTACCCAGCCGAGATCGAGTCCCAGCTCCTCCAGCACGAGGCCGTCCTCGACTGCGCCGTGTTCGGCGTCCCCAACGATGACTGGGGCGAGGAGGTTAAGGCTGCCGTGCAGCTCGTCGATCCCGACGCGGTGAGTGACGACCTCGCCGAGGAGCTGATCGCCTACTGCCGCGACCACCTCGGGGGCTACAAGGTCCCACGCACCATCGACTTCCACGCCGAGCTCCCGCGCACCGCCACCGGCAAGCTCCTCAAGCGCGAGCTCCGCGCCCCGTACTGGGAGGGCCGCGACAGCGCTCTCGTGTGA
- a CDS encoding cytochrome P450 translates to MDLHEVDIANHDNYIEAFPYEMFDVLRREDPVHLHEDPYEGVPFWALTKHEDIVYASRRPEIYSSFERTSIFREPTMNNELEELQLMMVNQDPPEHTRLRSIVNSGFTPRVIARLEERIRDYTNAIVDRALEEGEGDFVRWVSAELPLEVIAELMGAPIEERDFIFEISNRLIGFDDPEFQTSPEDARVAAAEMFTYAENLRQQREAEPRDDIVTALVNAEVDGNRLSEMEFDLFFILLAVAGNETTRNAISHGMQALFDHPGEWKKLKAEPSLLDTAADEIIRWAHPVIQFRRTAMRDDVIRGREIRDGDKVVLWYASGNRDEDVFEAPYTFDVARAPNPHISFGGGGPHYCLGAHLAKLEIRIMFDVIADRMPDIEPAGEVRRLRSNFINGIKTMPVRFTP, encoded by the coding sequence ATGGACCTACACGAAGTCGACATCGCCAACCACGACAACTACATCGAGGCGTTCCCGTACGAGATGTTCGACGTGCTCCGGCGAGAGGACCCCGTCCACCTCCACGAGGACCCCTACGAGGGCGTGCCGTTCTGGGCACTGACCAAGCACGAGGACATCGTCTACGCCTCACGCAGGCCCGAGATCTACTCCAGCTTCGAGCGCACCTCCATCTTCCGCGAGCCGACGATGAACAACGAGCTCGAGGAGCTGCAGCTCATGATGGTCAACCAGGACCCTCCGGAACACACCCGCCTGCGGTCCATCGTCAACAGCGGCTTCACGCCCCGCGTGATCGCCCGGCTCGAGGAGCGCATCCGCGACTACACCAACGCCATCGTGGATCGCGCCCTCGAGGAAGGTGAGGGCGACTTCGTGCGCTGGGTGTCCGCGGAGCTCCCACTCGAGGTCATCGCCGAGCTCATGGGCGCCCCGATCGAGGAACGCGATTTCATCTTCGAGATCAGCAACCGCCTCATCGGCTTCGACGACCCCGAGTTCCAGACGTCGCCGGAGGACGCTCGTGTCGCCGCCGCCGAGATGTTCACGTACGCCGAGAACCTGCGCCAGCAACGTGAGGCCGAGCCGCGCGACGACATCGTGACCGCCCTCGTGAACGCGGAGGTGGACGGGAACCGGCTGAGCGAGATGGAGTTCGACCTCTTCTTCATCCTGCTGGCGGTGGCCGGCAACGAGACGACGCGCAACGCCATCAGCCACGGGATGCAGGCGCTGTTCGACCACCCGGGGGAGTGGAAGAAGCTCAAGGCGGAGCCATCGCTGCTCGACACCGCGGCCGACGAGATCATCCGCTGGGCACACCCCGTCATCCAGTTCCGCCGCACCGCGATGCGCGACGACGTCATCCGCGGCCGCGAGATCCGGGACGGTGACAAGGTCGTGCTGTGGTACGCGTCGGGCAACCGCGACGAGGACGTGTTCGAGGCCCCCTACACCTTCGACGTCGCCCGCGCCCCGAACCCCCACATCAGCTTCGGCGGTGGCGGTCCCCACTACTGCCTCGGGGCGCACCTGGCGAAGCTCGAGATCCGCATCATGTTCGACGTCATCGCCGACCGCATGCCCGACATCGAGCCCGCCGGCGAGGTCCGCCGCCTGCGCAGCAACTTCATCAACGGCATCAAGACCATGCCCGTCCGCTTCACCCCCTAG
- a CDS encoding nitronate monooxygenase: MQTELSRELGIEYPIFGFSYVPEVAGAISRAGGFGVLGAVRYGGEATELDEALDVVEAEADGRPYGVNLVMPVSRAQVEAGGFDDLEDKLAALIPEEHRAFVERFLADHDVPPLPEDGEEVRGVLGWADAAHEPQLDVAFRHSPALLASALGPPSKEVVDRAHEAGIKVAALVGRVDQALKQREQGVDIVVAQGWEAGGHTGDIASMVLWPEVVDAVAPAPVLAAGGVGDGRQVAAALALGAQGVWTGSIWLSTTECALPDGLQKLLWEATSRDTLRSRGLTGKPARQLKTSWLEAWESDDNPDPLQMPLQYLLTSEALARFRAAGRHDLVGTPVGQIVGALHEARPVVEVMADLVSGAREAAGRVHRIVGGA; this comes from the coding sequence ATGCAGACCGAGCTGTCCCGCGAGCTGGGTATCGAGTACCCGATCTTCGGGTTCAGCTACGTGCCCGAGGTCGCCGGAGCGATCAGCCGCGCGGGCGGGTTCGGGGTGCTCGGGGCGGTGCGCTACGGCGGCGAGGCGACCGAGCTGGACGAGGCGCTCGATGTGGTCGAGGCCGAGGCCGACGGCCGTCCCTACGGCGTCAACCTCGTCATGCCGGTCTCCCGCGCGCAGGTCGAGGCCGGTGGGTTCGACGATCTCGAGGACAAGCTCGCTGCGCTGATCCCCGAGGAGCACCGAGCGTTCGTCGAGCGTTTCCTCGCGGACCACGACGTCCCGCCGCTGCCCGAGGACGGCGAGGAGGTGCGGGGCGTTCTCGGCTGGGCGGATGCGGCACACGAGCCTCAACTCGACGTCGCCTTCCGGCACTCGCCCGCGCTGCTGGCATCGGCGCTGGGACCTCCTTCGAAGGAGGTCGTGGACCGCGCCCACGAGGCCGGCATCAAGGTGGCCGCGCTCGTCGGGCGGGTGGATCAAGCGCTGAAGCAGCGCGAGCAGGGCGTGGACATCGTCGTCGCGCAGGGCTGGGAGGCCGGGGGCCACACGGGAGACATCGCCTCGATGGTGCTGTGGCCGGAGGTCGTCGACGCGGTCGCCCCGGCCCCCGTGCTCGCCGCGGGCGGCGTGGGGGACGGACGTCAGGTCGCGGCGGCGTTGGCGCTCGGGGCGCAGGGGGTGTGGACCGGCTCGATCTGGCTGTCGACCACCGAGTGCGCGCTACCCGACGGGTTGCAGAAACTGCTGTGGGAGGCGACCTCCCGCGACACGCTGCGCTCGCGCGGTCTGACCGGCAAGCCCGCGCGGCAGCTCAAGACCTCCTGGCTCGAGGCGTGGGAGTCGGACGACAACCCTGATCCACTGCAGATGCCGCTGCAGTACCTGCTGACCTCCGAGGCTCTGGCTCGCTTCCGCGCGGCGGGGCGGCACGACCTCGTGGGGACCCCCGTGGGCCAGATCGTCGGGGCGCTGCACGAAGCGCGCCCCGTCGTCGAGGTCATGGCTGACCTGGTCAGTGGGGCGCGGGAGGCGGCGGGGCGCGTGCACCGCATCGTGGGAGGAGCCTGA
- a CDS encoding lipid-transfer protein — translation MSDFSRTTAIAGIGATEFSKDSGRSPLQLAAEAVRAAIEDAGLQPFEVDGLVTYKLEDNPEIQVAEAVGIGALTYFSRVHYGGGAACATIQQAAMAVTTGMAEVVVCYRAFNERSGRRYGRGRSEWSENAEEAEWGWYTPFGFMTPAAWVAMAAQRYLHDSGTTSQDLGRVAVAMRKHAATNPAAYFFERPITLDEHQASRWVVEPLRLLDCCQETDGAQAIVVTSLERARSLRRPPAVVAAAAQGSADHQQQMTSYYHGDITRLPEMHLVGEQLWRQAGIEPADIQTAMIYDHFTPEVLRQLEELGFCGRGEAKDFVADGGIELGGRLPVNTHGGQLGEAYLHGMNGVAEGVRQVWGTSVNQVADVEHVLVTAGTGVPTSGLILAVDR, via the coding sequence GTGAGCGACTTCTCCCGGACCACCGCGATCGCCGGCATCGGCGCCACCGAGTTCTCGAAGGACTCGGGGCGGTCGCCGCTTCAGCTCGCGGCCGAGGCGGTGCGTGCCGCCATCGAGGACGCGGGCCTGCAGCCCTTCGAGGTCGACGGGCTCGTGACCTACAAGCTCGAGGACAACCCCGAGATCCAGGTCGCCGAGGCGGTCGGGATCGGCGCCCTGACCTACTTCAGCCGCGTCCACTACGGCGGCGGGGCGGCCTGCGCCACGATCCAGCAGGCCGCCATGGCGGTCACGACCGGCATGGCCGAGGTGGTCGTGTGCTACCGCGCCTTCAACGAGCGCTCCGGGCGGCGCTACGGGCGGGGCCGCAGCGAGTGGTCCGAGAACGCCGAGGAGGCCGAGTGGGGCTGGTACACGCCCTTCGGGTTCATGACCCCTGCCGCCTGGGTCGCGATGGCGGCGCAGCGCTACCTCCACGACTCCGGTACCACGAGCCAGGATCTCGGCCGCGTGGCCGTGGCGATGCGCAAGCACGCCGCCACCAACCCGGCGGCCTACTTCTTCGAGCGCCCCATCACCCTCGACGAGCACCAAGCCTCGCGCTGGGTCGTCGAACCGTTGCGCCTGCTCGACTGCTGCCAGGAGACCGACGGGGCACAGGCGATCGTCGTTACCTCGCTCGAGCGTGCGCGATCGTTGCGCCGGCCTCCGGCCGTCGTCGCCGCGGCCGCCCAGGGGTCGGCCGACCACCAGCAGCAGATGACCAGCTACTACCACGGCGACATCACGAGGCTGCCGGAGATGCACCTGGTCGGCGAGCAGCTGTGGCGTCAGGCCGGCATCGAGCCAGCCGATATCCAGACGGCGATGATCTACGACCACTTCACCCCGGAGGTGCTGCGCCAGCTCGAGGAGCTGGGGTTCTGCGGGCGGGGCGAGGCCAAGGATTTCGTCGCCGACGGGGGCATCGAGCTCGGTGGACGGCTGCCGGTGAACACGCACGGAGGCCAGCTCGGCGAGGCGTACCTGCACGGGATGAACGGCGTGGCGGAGGGGGTCCGCCAGGTGTGGGGCACCTCCGTCAACCAGGTCGCGGACGTCGAGCACGTTCTGGTCACGGCCGGGACTGGCGTGCCCACGAGCGGACTCATCCTCGCCGTCGATCGTTGA
- a CDS encoding OB-fold domain-containing protein: MTDDATIAAIEAARAHVGQPPDDEKVAPYPVNEAMVVHWVRAFEETNPVYTDPEVAAASRHGGVVAPPAMLGSWTLEISAGKSGSARDRVFGVLDDAGYTAVVATDYEHDYLREVRPGDHLYEEISIESLSDVKTTALGEGYFVTVRHDYKLLGSGEAVGVARMRLLKFRPPPAKPKAGQSAVSDPGSPRRPRPPINRDNAFFWEGVEARELRIQRCAACGTLRHPPRPMCGACGATERDTVTSAGRGTIHSYVVHHHPPLPGTDPPFAVAVIDLDEGVRFVSEIVDIDPAEVTIGMAVELTWREVEPDYILPLFAPALGQEDDA; encoded by the coding sequence GTGACCGACGACGCGACGATCGCCGCCATCGAGGCGGCGCGTGCGCACGTGGGACAGCCCCCGGACGACGAGAAGGTCGCCCCGTATCCCGTCAACGAGGCGATGGTCGTGCACTGGGTGCGGGCTTTCGAGGAGACCAACCCGGTGTACACCGATCCCGAGGTCGCCGCGGCGTCGCGCCACGGAGGCGTCGTCGCCCCGCCCGCGATGCTCGGCAGCTGGACGCTCGAGATCTCCGCCGGCAAGAGCGGCAGTGCCCGCGACCGCGTCTTCGGGGTGCTCGACGACGCCGGGTACACCGCCGTGGTCGCGACGGACTACGAGCACGACTACCTGCGCGAGGTCCGGCCTGGCGACCACCTCTACGAGGAGATCTCGATCGAGTCGCTGTCGGACGTCAAGACGACAGCGCTCGGGGAGGGCTACTTCGTCACGGTCAGGCACGACTACAAGTTGCTCGGCAGCGGGGAAGCCGTTGGCGTCGCCCGGATGCGGCTGCTGAAGTTCCGCCCGCCACCCGCGAAGCCGAAGGCGGGCCAGAGCGCCGTGTCCGACCCGGGCTCGCCCCGCCGACCCCGGCCGCCGATCAACCGCGACAACGCGTTCTTCTGGGAGGGGGTCGAAGCGCGCGAGCTGCGCATCCAGCGCTGCGCCGCGTGCGGGACGTTGCGCCACCCGCCCCGACCGATGTGCGGGGCGTGTGGCGCCACCGAGCGGGACACGGTGACCAGCGCGGGGCGCGGCACCATCCACAGCTACGTCGTTCACCACCACCCGCCCCTACCCGGCACCGATCCACCGTTCGCGGTCGCGGTGATCGACCTCGACGAGGGCGTGCGGTTCGTGTCCGAGATCGTCGACATCGACCCCGCCGAGGTGACCATCGGCATGGCGGTGGAGCTGACCTGGCGCGAGGTCGAGCCCGACTACATCCTCCCCCTGTTCGCGCCCGCGCTGGGTCAGGAGGACGACGCATGA
- a CDS encoding steroid 3-ketoacyl-CoA thiolase, which produces MSEAVIVEAVRSPIGRRNGGLSGLHPTEVLGATLEELIARAGIDAVDVQQVVGGTVTQAGEQGANITRYTWLARRLPQTTACTTIDCQCGSSQQANHFIQGLIAVGAIDVGIACGVEMMSRVGLGANVLNGPGVPRPDGWDVDLPNQFEGADRIATDRGIDREALDAWGLRSQEHAQQAWEEGRLKRETFALDAPVLEDGEATGERATVDRDEGLRATSMDALAGLKPVLEDGLHTAGTSSQISDGAAAVLWMSRTRAQELGLTPRARILAQTLVGDDPYYHLDGPRRATRDVLAKAGMKIDDIDLFEVNEAFASVVLSWAQEHEPDLDKVNVNGGAIALGHPVGATGSRLITTALHELERRDAATALVSMCAGGALATGTILERI; this is translated from the coding sequence ATGTCCGAAGCCGTCATCGTCGAAGCCGTCCGCTCCCCCATCGGCCGTCGCAATGGTGGCCTCAGCGGGTTGCATCCGACCGAGGTGCTGGGGGCGACGCTCGAGGAGCTGATCGCACGCGCCGGCATCGACGCTGTGGACGTGCAGCAGGTCGTCGGCGGGACCGTCACCCAGGCCGGCGAGCAGGGGGCGAACATCACCCGCTACACGTGGCTGGCGCGCCGCCTCCCCCAGACGACCGCGTGCACGACCATCGACTGCCAGTGCGGGTCGTCACAGCAGGCCAACCACTTCATCCAGGGCCTGATCGCGGTCGGGGCGATCGACGTCGGTATCGCGTGCGGCGTCGAGATGATGAGTCGGGTGGGCCTCGGTGCCAACGTGCTCAACGGCCCGGGCGTGCCCCGCCCCGACGGCTGGGACGTCGACCTGCCCAACCAGTTCGAGGGCGCCGACCGCATCGCGACCGACCGCGGCATCGACCGCGAGGCCCTCGATGCCTGGGGGCTGCGCTCGCAGGAGCACGCGCAGCAGGCGTGGGAGGAGGGCCGCCTCAAGCGTGAGACCTTCGCGCTCGACGCTCCGGTGCTGGAAGACGGCGAGGCGACCGGCGAACGGGCCACCGTCGACCGTGACGAGGGCCTGCGTGCGACCTCGATGGACGCCCTCGCCGGTCTGAAGCCCGTGCTCGAGGACGGCTTGCACACCGCCGGCACCTCATCACAGATCAGCGACGGTGCGGCGGCGGTGCTGTGGATGTCGCGCACACGTGCACAGGAGCTAGGCCTGACGCCCCGGGCCCGCATCCTCGCCCAGACGCTGGTCGGCGACGACCCCTACTACCACCTCGACGGACCGCGCCGGGCCACCCGCGACGTGCTCGCCAAGGCAGGGATGAAGATCGACGACATCGACCTGTTCGAGGTCAACGAGGCGTTCGCGTCGGTGGTGCTCAGCTGGGCCCAGGAGCACGAGCCCGACCTCGACAAGGTGAACGTCAACGGCGGGGCGATCGCGCTCGGCCACCCGGTCGGGGCGACGGGGTCACGTCTGATCACCACCGCGCTGCACGAGCTGGAACGGCGTGACGCCGCGACCGCCCTGGTGTCGATGTGCGCGGGCGGGGCGCTGGCGACCGGCACGATCCTGGAGCGGATCTGA
- a CDS encoding crotonase/enoyl-CoA hydratase family protein: protein MGRGELPGNDDLIVEQDGHVVTVTMNRPEAKNAWSGLMIEGMAAAWEWIDAEPSVRVAILTGAGGTFCAGADLKDMSSRRSEGDDGFADRVKGANVAFTAMLRNHSLSKPLIAAVEGYAVAGGTEILQATDIRIAGESARFGLAEVQRALFPIGGSTVRLQRQVPFTKAMEILLTGEQIDAAEALRIGLVGRVVPDGEALNEARRIANRIARNGPLAVQAIKRSARETASLPEEEALKLELEIGMRVFASEDAKEGPRAFAEKRDPRFQGK from the coding sequence ATGGGTCGAGGGGAGCTGCCGGGGAACGACGATCTCATCGTCGAGCAGGATGGCCACGTCGTCACGGTCACGATGAACCGCCCCGAGGCGAAGAACGCGTGGTCCGGGCTGATGATCGAGGGCATGGCCGCGGCGTGGGAGTGGATCGACGCCGAGCCGTCGGTACGGGTCGCGATCCTCACTGGGGCGGGCGGCACGTTCTGCGCGGGCGCCGACCTCAAGGACATGAGCTCGCGCCGCTCCGAGGGCGACGACGGCTTCGCGGACCGCGTGAAGGGCGCCAACGTGGCGTTCACCGCGATGCTACGCAACCACTCGCTCAGCAAGCCGCTGATCGCCGCGGTCGAGGGCTACGCCGTCGCCGGCGGTACCGAGATCCTGCAGGCCACCGACATCCGCATCGCCGGCGAGTCCGCGCGGTTCGGGCTCGCCGAGGTGCAGCGCGCGCTGTTCCCGATCGGCGGTTCGACCGTGCGGCTGCAGCGTCAGGTGCCGTTCACCAAGGCGATGGAGATCCTCCTCACCGGCGAGCAGATCGACGCGGCCGAGGCGCTTCGGATCGGCCTGGTCGGCCGCGTCGTCCCCGACGGCGAGGCGTTGAACGAGGCGAGACGGATCGCCAACCGCATCGCCCGCAACGGCCCGCTCGCGGTGCAGGCGATCAAGCGCTCGGCGCGGGAGACGGCGAGCCTGCCCGAGGAGGAGGCGCTGAAGCTCGAGCTCGAGATCGGGATGCGGGTGTTCGCGTCGGAGGACGCGAAGGAGGGTCCGCGCGCGTTCGCGGAGAAGCGTGACCCGAGGTTCCAAGGGAAGTAG
- a CDS encoding SDR family NAD(P)-dependent oxidoreductase yields MAFRGKVALVTGGGSGMGQLAATRLAQRGAKVAALDVNEEGLAATAGAHENVTTFVCDVSDAGRVQQVVKQVETDLGPIDRTMAAAAIMPTGLLAEMDTEVIRKIVEVDYLGVVNTVKATLPGMLERRRGDMVIFASLMGYLPTMYLGAYCAAKAAVVAFAEILYHENRDSGLRFALVAPPNVETPLLNQVTSPMKTLHDKRTPDPLTPAEVIDAIEASLERGAFLCAPGAARASIKARRFIPNVIWKNMHKIEGF; encoded by the coding sequence ATGGCGTTCCGTGGCAAGGTCGCACTCGTCACCGGAGGCGGCAGCGGCATGGGTCAGCTCGCCGCGACGCGTCTCGCGCAACGGGGCGCGAAGGTCGCCGCGCTGGACGTGAACGAGGAGGGGTTGGCCGCGACGGCCGGGGCGCACGAGAACGTCACGACGTTCGTGTGCGATGTCAGCGACGCCGGACGCGTCCAGCAGGTCGTCAAGCAGGTCGAGACCGACCTCGGCCCGATCGACCGCACGATGGCCGCCGCCGCGATCATGCCCACCGGCCTGCTCGCTGAGATGGACACCGAGGTCATCCGCAAGATCGTCGAGGTCGACTACCTCGGCGTCGTCAACACCGTCAAGGCGACGCTGCCGGGGATGCTCGAGCGGCGGCGGGGCGACATGGTGATCTTCGCCTCGTTGATGGGCTACCTCCCGACGATGTACCTCGGGGCGTACTGCGCGGCGAAGGCGGCGGTGGTCGCGTTCGCCGAGATCCTCTACCACGAGAACCGCGACAGCGGCCTCCGCTTCGCGCTCGTCGCCCCGCCCAACGTCGAGACCCCCCTGCTGAACCAGGTCACCTCGCCGATGAAGACGCTGCACGACAAGCGCACCCCCGACCCGCTCACGCCGGCCGAGGTGATCGACGCCATCGAGGCCAGCCTCGAGCGGGGCGCGTTCCTCTGCGCGCCGGGCGCCGCCAGGGCCTCGATCAAGGCGCGGCGGTTCATCCCGAACGTCATCTGGAAGAACATGCACAAGATCGAGGGCTTCTGA